In a single window of the Melioribacteraceae bacterium genome:
- a CDS encoding T9SS type A sorting domain-containing protein — MRFNYKLMLLALFTVLMVWPASQSLAQASDTLLVKWQNPDGTVKADALRDAIVNDANRPAGRVYKLEKGGFYWMTETIENDGFHLRIVGENPGKADVENPAVLQMVTRADGSVNGRLITGKSHITLKNLYIVGADNNGVQTYYQPFQIDASDSRFHFDGCVFERSNFAMIAVTGKNNDFVITNCKFRNLIGQPSTQQWEGRAISMWADQDSVIIENNTFFNLGMTALQIEGGAASYVLFNHNTLVNVGRTINTGAWWREAYFANNLLINIFFHGEGFADYDLVRNPSRDPRAKTSGFFSIGTLPSKYGPEEGRRVVFTNAAAYRDPKFKTYYGDTIRAQYFINQVAREDFIDKYSAMVIKDTTWLTAQPAIKTYTSDIIDKMIANINDLRRGITPATPYFWQPPVDPLLPSWPLPEDFSYTDASLLTAGSDGLPLGDLNWFPAKKQDYLASRAANIKKIEDMAGSKVEYTIVETKEAETGVVGAGAAVKAVSGFSYVQMDGGGFFEWEFNLATAGEYELNVWTHMRNNGQRGQRIIVNGVSIHDPMGWGEYIWGGSGNIWESMPKDAWTWTLIKQSQILEAGALTLPAGKNKIRVEASWGWQNFAGFDLKLGGAVVKELRIPDLTSSDLVKIIVEGAKWTPSALKSVAMGTNGTLTLDFDVAKQGTYRIQYGYQNGGSKQNGSIKVNGTTAVASLDFEGKADSTGLTKLSPSFQLPAGKASIQLVASGINVDYATLLLETVVTSVEGEEIPAGYALDQNYPNPFNPTTTIKYSIPKESQVSLKIYDVLGREVMTLMDAKQNAGKYDITFNASKLASGVYIYRIIAGDFVQTKKMMLLK, encoded by the coding sequence ATGAGGTTTAATTACAAACTGATGCTGTTGGCTCTATTTACAGTATTGATGGTGTGGCCAGCCAGTCAGTCATTAGCTCAAGCTAGTGATACGTTACTGGTTAAGTGGCAAAATCCTGATGGTACTGTAAAAGCAGATGCGTTAAGAGATGCTATTGTAAATGACGCAAATAGACCAGCAGGTCGCGTTTATAAGCTTGAAAAAGGGGGCTTCTACTGGATGACAGAAACCATTGAAAATGATGGTTTCCATTTAAGAATTGTTGGTGAAAATCCGGGCAAGGCTGATGTTGAAAATCCTGCAGTTTTACAAATGGTTACCAGAGCCGATGGTTCTGTAAATGGCCGTTTGATTACAGGTAAAAGCCATATAACTCTCAAAAATTTATACATTGTTGGCGCTGATAATAATGGTGTTCAAACTTATTATCAACCATTCCAAATTGATGCGAGCGATTCACGTTTTCATTTTGATGGATGCGTTTTTGAACGTTCTAACTTTGCAATGATTGCAGTAACCGGAAAGAATAACGATTTTGTAATTACTAACTGTAAATTCAGAAATTTAATTGGCCAGCCAAGCACACAACAATGGGAAGGCCGAGCAATTTCCATGTGGGCAGATCAAGATTCTGTTATAATCGAAAATAATACATTTTTTAATCTGGGAATGACTGCACTACAAATTGAAGGCGGAGCTGCAAGTTATGTATTGTTTAATCATAATACATTAGTAAACGTTGGCCGTACAATTAATACAGGTGCTTGGTGGAGAGAAGCTTACTTCGCAAATAATTTATTGATTAATATTTTCTTCCACGGCGAAGGATTCGCTGATTATGATTTAGTAAGAAATCCATCTCGTGACCCGAGAGCTAAAACTTCTGGATTCTTTAGTATTGGTACACTTCCTTCCAAATATGGTCCAGAAGAGGGAAGACGTGTTGTGTTCACAAACGCTGCCGCTTATCGTGATCCAAAATTCAAAACATATTATGGAGACACAATCCGCGCTCAATATTTTATTAATCAAGTTGCTCGCGAAGACTTTATTGATAAGTACAGCGCCATGGTTATAAAAGATACAACATGGTTAACCGCTCAACCAGCAATAAAAACCTATACATCCGATATTATTGATAAAATGATTGCAAATATTAATGATTTACGCAGAGGCATCACTCCTGCTACTCCATACTTCTGGCAACCACCAGTAGATCCACTCTTACCTAGCTGGCCTCTACCAGAAGATTTTTCTTACACAGATGCTTCATTATTAACTGCCGGGTCTGACGGTCTTCCTTTGGGCGATCTTAACTGGTTCCCAGCAAAGAAACAGGATTACCTAGCATCAAGAGCAGCCAATATCAAGAAGATTGAAGATATGGCTGGATCAAAAGTTGAATATACAATAGTTGAAACAAAAGAAGCTGAAACTGGAGTAGTTGGTGCTGGCGCAGCCGTAAAAGCAGTTTCCGGTTTTTCATATGTTCAAATGGATGGCGGTGGATTCTTTGAATGGGAATTTAATTTAGCTACAGCTGGTGAATATGAGTTGAACGTTTGGACTCATATGCGTAATAATGGTCAAAGAGGTCAAAGAATAATTGTTAATGGTGTTAGCATCCACGATCCTATGGGTTGGGGAGAATATATTTGGGGTGGCAGCGGTAACATATGGGAAAGTATGCCTAAGGACGCTTGGACCTGGACTTTGATTAAACAATCACAAATCCTTGAAGCTGGCGCATTAACTCTTCCAGCTGGTAAAAATAAAATTAGAGTTGAGGCATCATGGGGATGGCAGAATTTTGCCGGGTTTGATCTAAAACTTGGCGGTGCTGTTGTGAAGGAATTAAGAATTCCGGATTTAACTAGCAGTGATCTTGTTAAAATTATTGTTGAAGGAGCAAAATGGACTCCAAGTGCTCTCAAGAGTGTTGCGATGGGAACCAATGGTACTTTGACACTTGATTTTGATGTTGCGAAACAAGGTACTTACAGAATTCAATATGGTTACCAAAATGGCGGTTCTAAACAGAATGGTTCAATTAAGGTAAATGGTACTACTGCTGTTGCATCACTTGATTTTGAAGGAAAAGCAGATTCAACTGGATTAACAAAATTATCACCTAGTTTCCAATTACCTGCTGGTAAAGCTTCAATTCAATTAGTTGCTTCCGGTATTAATGTAGATTATGCAACACTATTACTCGAAACTGTTGTTACAAGTGTTGAGGGTGAAGAAATTCCTGCCGGATATGCATTAGATCAGAATTATCCTAATCCTTTCAACCCAACAACTACAATTAAATATTCTATTCCAAAAGAATCTCAAGTATCATTGAAGATTTATGACGTACTTGGAAGAGAAGTAATGACATTGATGGACGCTAAACAAAACGCCGGTAAATATGATATTACATTCAATGCATCTAAACTTGCAAGCGGTGTTTATATCTATAGAATTATTGCTGGTGATTTTGTTCAAACAAAGAAGATGATGCTGTTGAAGTAA
- a CDS encoding TonB family protein, whose product MLRRIIHINTLYFCFSITLFCQTNLKSFNGEVRFEKTPLREALEEISKLSGIQIIFDDNLTKDKTTESVVSPSRIQQALKTILTPHSLDFKEFNNSQFVIYKKDITARKYRSAMKERGYHSADSNFALDKPILLSKIDPIYPKYAIDKKIEGQVVLKMLVNREGTVQKSKIDSSSGYSILDSAAINYAHQLKFLPAQYKNKPKTVWVVMVFKYFFLPN is encoded by the coding sequence ATGTTAAGAAGAATAATACATATTAACACCTTGTACTTTTGTTTTTCCATTACATTATTCTGCCAAACAAATTTAAAAAGCTTTAACGGAGAGGTAAGATTTGAAAAAACACCTCTCCGTGAAGCTTTAGAAGAGATAAGTAAGCTAAGCGGTATTCAAATAATTTTTGATGATAATCTCACAAAAGATAAAACTACAGAATCGGTAGTAAGTCCTTCCAGAATCCAACAGGCATTAAAAACTATACTTACTCCCCACTCATTAGATTTTAAAGAATTTAACAATTCTCAATTTGTTATTTATAAAAAGGATATTACTGCCCGGAAGTACCGATCGGCAATGAAAGAGAGAGGATATCATTCTGCAGATAGTAATTTTGCATTAGATAAACCAATTCTGCTTTCTAAAATTGATCCTATATATCCTAAGTATGCAATTGATAAAAAAATTGAGGGACAAGTAGTACTAAAAATGCTTGTCAATCGTGAAGGTACTGTACAGAAAAGTAAGATTGATTCATCATCAGGATATTCGATACTAGATTCTGCCGCTATTAATTATGCTCATCAATTAAAATTTTTACCCGCTCAATATAAAAACAAACCCAAAACTGTTTGGGTTGTTATGGTATTTAAATATTTTTTTCTTCCAAACTGA
- a CDS encoding energy transducer TonB encodes MKRASIIALLIILTWGCSRIESTRDPNYSPPKVKTQPRLMYPKIAQENSYSGKTKLVIYVNDKGVVDRVVTLNSSGHKILDEAALNYCKQLTFKPAELNNEPVKSRVEWEVKFNISQQNLDPLGYLQNIQSLYNKLSSNNSIDRQDILNQILAEHKEFIQNMGDVVNFNTVVGKVISSDLASQWKSDWDSWPVSFLLYHDFMKRYPDFDSMDIVKDLFIKSLKFDLAYIVNTPSNQLSKKWEKDRILNKIKAFVTINYPEININELPTSNLISTKSAI; translated from the coding sequence ATGAAACGCGCAAGTATAATAGCATTATTGATAATATTGACATGGGGATGTTCACGCATCGAATCTACAAGAGATCCTAACTACAGTCCTCCCAAGGTTAAAACACAACCGCGGCTAATGTATCCAAAGATTGCTCAAGAAAATTCCTACTCCGGAAAAACAAAATTAGTTATTTATGTTAACGACAAAGGAGTGGTTGACCGGGTTGTAACATTAAACAGCTCAGGGCACAAAATTCTTGACGAAGCGGCTCTTAATTATTGTAAACAGTTAACATTTAAGCCGGCAGAGTTAAACAACGAGCCGGTGAAATCAAGAGTTGAGTGGGAAGTAAAATTCAATATCTCTCAGCAAAATTTGGATCCACTCGGTTACTTGCAAAACATACAGAGTCTCTACAATAAACTATCAAGCAACAATAGCATTGATCGTCAAGATATTTTGAATCAGATTTTAGCAGAGCACAAGGAATTTATTCAGAATATGGGGGATGTAGTTAATTTTAATACTGTAGTAGGAAAAGTGATCTCTTCCGATTTAGCATCTCAATGGAAAAGTGATTGGGATTCATGGCCGGTCTCATTTTTATTGTATCATGATTTTATGAAACGTTACCCCGATTTTGACAGTATGGATATTGTAAAAGATTTATTTATAAAATCGCTTAAATTCGATTTGGCTTACATAGTTAATACTCCCTCAAATCAACTTTCTAAAAAATGGGAGAAGGATAGAATCCTCAATAAAATTAAGGCTTTTGTTACCATCAATTATCCGGAGATAAATATTAATGAATTACCGACGAGTAATTTAATTTCGACTAAAAGCGCAATATAG
- a CDS encoding FecR domain-containing protein: protein MNNNYFDILCCKYLSENISDSEKENFEKLLVKSEELRKRFYESKLVWESLNKQNPKQDLNLDFEWQRFTANYELHAPVKNYNRFIDRVTYYYSHKGRLIKPALILATLIILFFATPNILNDNSNEDSVVSSIHVINTQTKNITLPDGSEVILNSGTTLEFPKLFNSKIREISLDGEAFFKVKKDTRPFIISTSNSKTTVLGTTFNVWARKNKTRVTVIEGKVNVGQTLSNESVILVQNQQTVIEKYSPPTMPQNVDALNLSSWVHGKLVFSSTPLHEVVDELYRHYGVKIRLEQEPLNSLILTGSFNQNKVSDVVEMICLTFNLNFKLNGDEFIISN, encoded by the coding sequence ATGAACAATAACTACTTTGATATTTTGTGCTGCAAATACCTGAGCGAAAACATTTCGGATTCCGAAAAAGAGAATTTTGAGAAATTATTGGTGAAATCGGAAGAACTCCGCAAAAGATTTTACGAAAGTAAATTGGTATGGGAGTCACTTAATAAGCAGAATCCGAAACAAGATTTAAATTTAGATTTTGAATGGCAGAGGTTTACCGCCAATTATGAGCTTCATGCTCCGGTTAAAAATTACAATAGATTTATTGATAGAGTTACTTATTATTATAGCCACAAAGGGAGATTGATAAAACCAGCTTTAATTCTTGCCACATTAATTATTTTATTCTTCGCTACTCCTAATATTTTAAATGATAATTCAAACGAGGATAGTGTTGTTTCAAGCATACATGTAATTAACACCCAAACTAAAAATATTACTCTGCCCGATGGCTCTGAAGTAATACTTAATAGTGGAACAACATTAGAGTTTCCCAAATTATTTAATAGTAAAATAAGAGAAATATCACTTGATGGAGAAGCTTTCTTTAAAGTAAAAAAAGATACCAGACCGTTTATTATATCAACGTCAAATTCTAAAACTACAGTACTGGGTACAACTTTCAATGTTTGGGCACGTAAAAATAAAACCAGGGTTACGGTAATTGAGGGTAAAGTAAATGTTGGGCAAACTTTATCAAATGAATCGGTAATATTAGTTCAGAACCAGCAGACTGTTATAGAAAAATATTCCCCTCCTACAATGCCGCAAAATGTTGATGCCCTGAATCTATCTTCTTGGGTACATGGAAAACTTGTATTTAGCAGTACACCACTTCATGAGGTTGTTGATGAATTATACCGGCATTATGGTGTAAAAATAAGATTAGAGCAAGAACCTCTTAACTCACTAATCCTCACTGGTTCTTTTAATCAAAATAAAGTTAGTGATGTGGTCGAAATGATTTGTTTGACCTTTAATTTGAATTTTAAATTAAACGGAGATGAATTTATTATTAGTAACTGA
- a CDS encoding RNA polymerase sigma factor has translation MLQINDNCTDSELITAISIDNREAYRILFKRYYKQLVHFALLHTNSIDISRDLVQDAFYKVWLVRTKLDADKSIKAYLYRITTNSIINFYRSWSFKNFSIHETQSDYLHAKDEQTELKLDIKTAINKLPVKLKSVIILSKFEGYKYDEIAGICQISVKAVEKRISKAFSLLKNYLK, from the coding sequence ATGTTACAGATTAATGACAATTGTACCGATAGCGAATTAATTACCGCAATCTCCATTGATAACCGGGAGGCATACCGCATTTTATTCAAAAGATATTATAAACAATTGGTTCATTTTGCACTGCTTCATACAAATTCAATAGATATATCCCGCGATCTTGTTCAGGACGCGTTTTATAAAGTCTGGTTGGTTAGAACAAAATTGGATGCTGACAAATCCATAAAGGCATATCTATACAGAATTACTACCAATTCAATAATTAATTTTTATAGGAGCTGGAGTTTCAAAAATTTTTCAATTCATGAAACCCAATCAGATTATCTTCACGCAAAAGATGAACAGACAGAATTAAAGCTTGATATTAAAACAGCTATAAATAAACTCCCCGTTAAGCTAAAATCAGTAATTATCCTATCTAAATTTGAAGGATATAAGTACGACGAAATTGCCGGGATATGCCAAATCTCGGTTAAAGCGGTCGAAAAAAGAATATCTAAAGCTTTCTCCCTTCTAAAAAATTATTTGAAATAA
- a CDS encoding cellulase family glycosylhydrolase, with translation MKRRDFIKTGGLITAVGLSGFSYDNLKKKSFKNVRNNNFANYKGFNLTEKTGGNLRKKFNEQDFEIMTELGFNFARIPMSYWNWSTKEDWFSIDEEVIKDIDEVIEFGKQYKIHINLNFHRIPGYCINGRNLEPFDLFDDTPDNMQKALNGAVYHWKYFARRYQGISNDILTFDLINEPPPMKDETRYIEIIKALVENIREEDPERLIVVDGKDIGRNPVLGIADMGLVQSTRGYDPMSVSHFTATWVPKHEFETFNFPTWPLKADNGKLWDKEALREKLIKSWQPVVEQGIQVHVGEWGCYNKTPHHVALQWMRDLLSLWKEANWGYSMWNLKGDFGILNSGRADVAYEDYKGHKLDRQMLELLREFH, from the coding sequence ATGAAAAGAAGAGACTTCATTAAAACGGGGGGATTAATTACTGCGGTAGGTCTTTCCGGGTTTTCATATGACAACCTTAAAAAAAAATCCTTCAAAAATGTTCGCAATAACAACTTCGCGAATTATAAAGGATTTAATTTAACAGAAAAAACCGGGGGCAATTTAAGAAAAAAGTTTAATGAACAAGATTTTGAGATAATGACGGAGCTGGGATTTAACTTCGCACGCATTCCAATGTCTTACTGGAATTGGTCAACAAAGGAGGATTGGTTTTCTATTGATGAAGAAGTTATTAAAGATATAGACGAAGTAATTGAATTTGGTAAGCAGTACAAGATTCATATCAATCTTAATTTTCATAGAATACCCGGTTATTGCATTAATGGAAGAAATTTGGAGCCATTTGATTTATTCGACGATACGCCGGATAATATGCAGAAAGCATTAAACGGGGCGGTTTACCATTGGAAGTATTTTGCGCGGCGCTATCAAGGAATCTCAAACGATATACTCACATTCGATTTAATAAATGAACCTCCGCCAATGAAAGATGAAACTCGTTATATCGAAATAATTAAAGCTCTCGTAGAAAATATTAGAGAGGAAGATCCCGAAAGATTGATTGTAGTTGATGGAAAAGATATTGGCAGAAATCCTGTTTTAGGAATTGCGGATATGGGATTAGTACAAAGTACCCGCGGCTACGATCCGATGAGTGTCAGTCATTTCACCGCAACATGGGTTCCGAAGCATGAATTTGAGACTTTTAATTTTCCTACCTGGCCATTAAAAGCAGATAATGGCAAATTGTGGGATAAAGAAGCATTGAGAGAAAAACTAATTAAATCGTGGCAACCGGTAGTTGAGCAGGGCATTCAAGTGCATGTTGGTGAATGGGGATGCTATAATAAAACACCTCATCATGTTGCGCTGCAATGGATGAGGGATTTATTATCACTTTGGAAAGAAGCTAATTGGGGATATTCTATGTGGAATTTAAAGGGTGATTTCGGAATTCTGAACAGCGGTCGCGCAGATGTTGCATATGAAGATTATAAAGGACATAAACTTGATAGACAGATGTTAGAATTATTACGGGAATTCCACTAG